A part of bacterium genomic DNA contains:
- a CDS encoding queuosine precursor transporter, whose amino-acid sequence MTNWIVLPKDLPRGLRYYDLIGGMFVAILLISNIAATKLVGFGSFPFDGGTFLFPLSYIFGDILTEVYGFARARRVIWLGFAANALAALTFAVVTALPPAAIWPNQEAFASILGFVPRIVLASLVAYLFGEFANSVILAKLKVATKGKRLWARTISSTLVGEGIDTVLFVMIAFYGVIPMNELWLMMAFNYVFKCGVEILLTPVTYAAVGFLKRKEQVDIYDTHTKFRLWGAGETAATAK is encoded by the coding sequence ATGACCAACTGGATCGTTCTCCCCAAAGACCTGCCCCGCGGCCTGCGCTACTACGATTTGATCGGCGGAATGTTCGTCGCCATCCTGCTCATCTCCAATATCGCGGCCACCAAGCTGGTCGGCTTCGGCAGTTTTCCTTTTGACGGCGGGACTTTCCTGTTCCCGCTCAGCTATATCTTCGGCGATATCCTCACCGAAGTTTATGGCTTTGCCCGCGCGCGCAGAGTCATCTGGCTGGGCTTTGCGGCCAACGCGCTCGCCGCGCTCACCTTTGCCGTCGTGACCGCCCTGCCGCCCGCCGCGATTTGGCCGAATCAAGAGGCCTTTGCAAGCATCCTCGGCTTCGTGCCCCGCATCGTGCTGGCCTCGCTGGTCGCCTACCTGTTTGGTGAATTTGCCAATTCGGTCATTCTGGCGAAACTGAAGGTTGCCACCAAGGGTAAACGGCTGTGGGCACGCACCATCAGCTCCACTCTCGTGGGAGAAGGCATTGACACGGTGCTGTTCGTCATGATTGCCTTCTACGGCGTGATTCCGATGAACGAACTGTGGCTGATGATGGCCTTTAACTATGTATTCAAGTGCGGAGTCGAAATTCTTCTGACACCCGTCACCTACGCCGCGGTCGGTTTTCTCAAGCGCAAAGAGCAGGTGGACATCTATGACACCCACACGAAGTTCCGGTTGTGGGGCGCCGGCGAAACGGCCGCAACCGCAAAGTAG
- a CDS encoding chemotaxis protein CheW yields MVASPPRPGRRAAAAASPNTKLVCFRLGSWRYALGVEEIQGLFSSVPLIPNTEEGYSGLVQLAQGRVPVIDLRRCSASDTTILPTVALVENQGETLGLVFDLADEVIPVHGRGLLNTDLECSPLPARARTVTRYGDVFWLNVSELINTEIC; encoded by the coding sequence ATGGTTGCTTCACCTCCCCGACCCGGCCGCCGTGCCGCTGCCGCTGCTTCTCCCAACACCAAGCTGGTCTGCTTCCGCCTCGGAAGCTGGCGATATGCGCTTGGCGTCGAAGAGATTCAGGGTCTGTTTTCAAGCGTGCCGCTGATTCCCAACACCGAAGAGGGTTATTCGGGACTCGTGCAGCTTGCGCAAGGCCGCGTGCCTGTGATTGACTTGCGCCGCTGCAGCGCGAGTGATACAACGATACTTCCAACGGTCGCACTGGTGGAGAACCAGGGCGAAACACTGGGTCTTGTGTTCGATCTGGCCGACGAGGTGATTCCCGTCCACGGCCGGGGTCTGCTGAATACGGACCTTGAATGTTCGCCGCTGCCTGCCCGCGCCCGTACTGTTACCCGATATGGTGATGTATTCTGGCTGAATGTGTCTGAGCTTATTAACACCGAAATTTGTTAG
- the tatC gene encoding twin-arginine translocase subunit TatC: MPSDQPLTFWDHIDELRKRLLRSVLFVAVGAIAGFLLADKSRDFLMEPFHKSVPGTLSLLAPSDGFIIEIKISLLLGILLASPFVAWQLYGFISPALARKEKLWLFPIIIISTILFWGGVIFAWRILPAALEFLGSFAEVGLQNFWSLNSYVSLVLFLLLAFGIIFQLPLIMGVLMATGLVESTFFRKHRRIAIVVIFILSALATPTTDALTMMLMVAPMVVLYEAAIWVGVIIEQRRRKLAK, translated from the coding sequence GTGCCTTCCGACCAACCCCTCACCTTTTGGGATCATATAGACGAACTGCGCAAGCGGCTTTTGCGGAGCGTGCTGTTCGTCGCGGTGGGGGCGATTGCCGGATTTCTGCTGGCGGACAAGTCGCGCGACTTCCTGATGGAGCCGTTTCACAAATCCGTTCCGGGAACGCTGTCGCTCTTGGCGCCGTCCGACGGATTCATCATTGAAATCAAGATTTCGCTGCTGCTCGGCATTCTGCTGGCGTCGCCCTTCGTCGCTTGGCAGTTATACGGTTTCATCAGCCCCGCGCTCGCGCGCAAAGAAAAGCTCTGGCTGTTTCCTATCATCATCATCTCCACCATCCTGTTTTGGGGCGGAGTCATTTTCGCGTGGAGAATCCTCCCTGCCGCGCTCGAGTTCCTCGGCTCATTTGCCGAAGTCGGGCTGCAGAACTTCTGGTCACTCAACAGCTATGTGAGTCTCGTGCTGTTTCTGCTGCTCGCGTTCGGCATCATCTTTCAACTCCCGCTCATCATGGGCGTGCTGATGGCCACGGGGTTGGTGGAAAGCACTTTCTTCCGCAAGCACCGCCGCATTGCCATCGTAGTGATTTTCATCCTGTCCGCGCTGGCCACTCCCACCACCGACGCGCTCACGATGATGCTGATGGTCGCACCGATGGTCGTGCTCTATGAAGCCGCCATCTGGGTCGGAGTCATCATCGAGCAGCGGCGACGAAAACTCGCAAAATGA
- a CDS encoding helix-turn-helix domain-containing protein, with the protein MDAERIRQIRQRMQLTQEDFAHLIGVTFSTVNRWENGKSSPNRIAARLLLGLEKKLKQQ; encoded by the coding sequence ATGGACGCTGAACGCATTCGCCAAATCAGGCAGCGTATGCAGCTTACACAAGAAGACTTTGCCCACCTGATCGGTGTGACCTTTTCCACGGTCAACCGCTGGGAAAACGGCAAGTCCAGCCCGAACAGAATTGCCGCACGACTTCTGCTTGGTCTGGAGAAGAAGCTGAAGCAGCAATAG